In one Bacillus sp. PK3_68 genomic region, the following are encoded:
- the ytvI gene encoding sporulation integral membrane protein YtvI, whose protein sequence is MNSSNWHRLIRFLIVIISTALLLLSLYYVAKITYPFIIGFAVAFLIQPFVRFLEKKVRLPRAAAAGTAILLILAIFAGGMTLLIAEIVSGANYFASVVPRHVHVVVEQIENLFASQVIPIYERAAGLFHSLDTGQQETISTNIRQAGEQFASTAGEFIQNFFLKLPKLISWVPNFATALIFSFLAAFFITKDWENLQKRTIHYLPVKARTSLINVFAALKRALFGFLRAQLTLISITTFIVLVGLLILRVNYAITLALVAGLVDLLPYLGTGTLFVPWIIYEFIAGDTGLAIGLTVLYVIIIVQRQIMEPKVLSSSIGLDPLATLIALFVGFKLAGFFGLILGPVTLVIINALSSAGVFTDLRNYITGEDVPPPMK, encoded by the coding sequence TTGAATTCATCCAACTGGCATAGGTTGATACGCTTTCTGATTGTAATTATTTCCACCGCGTTACTTTTACTCTCTTTATATTATGTTGCAAAAATAACGTACCCATTTATCATCGGCTTTGCAGTTGCTTTTCTTATTCAGCCATTCGTTCGTTTTTTGGAGAAAAAGGTGAGGTTGCCACGAGCTGCTGCTGCCGGCACAGCTATCCTTCTTATTTTGGCTATTTTCGCTGGTGGAATGACGCTTTTAATCGCTGAAATTGTTTCAGGCGCGAATTATTTCGCCTCTGTTGTTCCCCGCCACGTTCACGTTGTAGTGGAGCAAATAGAAAACCTCTTCGCTTCTCAAGTGATCCCAATATATGAACGGGCAGCAGGGCTGTTTCATTCTCTTGATACCGGCCAGCAGGAGACCATCTCTACAAACATTCGCCAAGCAGGGGAACAGTTCGCCTCAACAGCAGGAGAGTTTATCCAGAACTTCTTTTTGAAACTCCCAAAATTAATCTCATGGGTCCCTAATTTCGCGACCGCATTAATTTTCTCATTTCTTGCTGCTTTTTTCATTACTAAAGATTGGGAGAATCTTCAGAAGCGGACGATTCATTACTTACCCGTAAAAGCAAGGACAAGCTTGATTAACGTGTTTGCCGCTTTAAAAAGGGCGTTATTCGGCTTTTTGCGCGCCCAATTGACACTCATTTCGATTACGACCTTTATCGTTCTTGTAGGATTGCTTATTTTGCGGGTAAATTATGCAATTACACTCGCTCTTGTTGCGGGGCTTGTTGATTTGCTTCCTTATCTCGGGACAGGCACCCTATTCGTGCCATGGATTATATACGAATTTATTGCCGGAGATACTGGCCTAGCCATTGGTTTAACTGTTTTATACGTGATCATCATTGTTCAGCGTCAGATTATGGAGCCTAAAGTATTGTCCTCCAGCATCGGCCTGGACCCTCTAGCTACGCTGATTGCCTTATTTGTCGGCTTTAAGCTTGCTGGTTTCTTCGGTCTGATTCTCGGCCCTGTTACACTCGTTATTATTAACGCTCTCAGCAGTGCAGGAGTATTTACAGATTTACGAAACTATATTACAGGAGAAGATGTGCCACCTCCGATGAAATAG
- a CDS encoding FxsA family protein, translated as MRYLLFIFIVAPALEISLLMLSGKTIGVWPTFLLILTTGFLGAYFAKKQGMQAVIKLREDIQNGRFIGDTVIDGVCILVGGLLLLAPGFITDILGFLLLLPFTRKWVKPLLLKLFRRSFQNGNVIIMK; from the coding sequence TTGCGATATTTATTATTTATTTTTATTGTTGCTCCGGCATTGGAAATTAGTCTACTGATGCTTTCAGGAAAAACTATAGGAGTTTGGCCAACATTTCTGTTGATTTTAACAACAGGTTTTTTAGGAGCTTATTTTGCTAAGAAACAAGGAATGCAGGCGGTTATAAAGTTGCGTGAAGATATTCAGAACGGCCGGTTCATTGGTGATACGGTAATCGATGGCGTATGCATATTGGTCGGCGGCTTGTTGCTTTTAGCCCCGGGCTTTATTACAGATATTTTAGGTTTTTTACTTTTGCTTCCCTTCACAAGAAAATGGGTTAAACCACTCTTATTAAAACTATTTCGTCGTTCTTTTCAAAATGGAAATGTCATTATCATGAAATAG
- the pyk gene encoding pyruvate kinase, translating to MRKTKIVCTIGPASESPSMLEKLMEAGMNIARLNFSHGNHEEHAQRIKNIREAAKKTGKTIGILLDTKGPEIRTHNMENDAIELTAGSQVIVSMHEVLGTSEKFSVTYEGLIEDIKPGGKILLDDGLIALEVTDIDRSAGEIQTKVLNSGTLKNKKGVNVPGVSINLPGITEKDAEDIKFGIEQDVDFIAASFVRRASDVLEIHELLELHGASHIQIIPKIENQEGVDNIDSILEVSDGLMVARGDLGVEIPAEEVPLVQKRLIQRCNTLGKPVITATQMLDSMQRNPRPTRAEASDVANAIFDGTDAIMLSGETAAGTYPLEAVQTMHSIADRTETALNYSEILSIRSKVSGHTMTDAIGQSVAHTANNLDVQAIVTPTESGHTARMISRYRSKAPIVAVTSSERVSRSLALVWGVFPNIGPKVKTTDEMLELAVQQSISTGLVKHGDLIVITAGVPVGESGTTNLMKIHVVGDVLMKGQGIGRKSAYGKVVVAKNASEALERIEEGDILVTIGSDRDMVPAIEKCAALITEESGLTSHGAVVGINLGIPVLVGVEEATSILKDGQEITVDASRGIVYNGHANVL from the coding sequence ATGAGAAAGACAAAGATTGTATGTACGATTGGTCCGGCAAGTGAAAGCCCGTCCATGCTCGAAAAGTTAATGGAAGCTGGCATGAATATTGCCCGTTTGAATTTTTCCCATGGGAATCACGAAGAGCATGCACAGCGAATCAAAAATATTCGCGAAGCTGCAAAGAAGACCGGAAAAACAATCGGTATTTTGTTAGATACGAAAGGCCCTGAAATTCGCACACATAATATGGAAAATGATGCTATAGAGCTAACAGCTGGCAGTCAAGTGATAGTATCTATGCATGAAGTGCTCGGAACATCCGAAAAATTTTCGGTTACATATGAGGGATTGATAGAGGATATTAAGCCGGGAGGAAAAATCCTGTTGGATGACGGCTTAATTGCCCTTGAAGTAACAGACATCGATAGATCAGCAGGCGAAATCCAAACAAAAGTACTGAACAGTGGCACGCTAAAAAATAAAAAGGGTGTAAATGTGCCCGGTGTATCGATCAATCTTCCAGGAATTACTGAAAAGGATGCAGAAGATATCAAGTTCGGTATTGAACAAGACGTTGACTTTATTGCTGCTTCTTTTGTTCGTCGCGCTTCTGACGTTCTCGAGATTCATGAGTTGCTGGAACTGCATGGAGCGAGCCATATTCAAATCATCCCTAAAATTGAGAATCAAGAAGGAGTCGATAATATCGACAGCATTCTTGAGGTATCGGATGGATTGATGGTAGCACGCGGAGATCTTGGCGTGGAAATTCCTGCCGAGGAAGTGCCGCTCGTGCAAAAAAGGTTAATTCAGCGTTGCAACACTCTCGGCAAGCCGGTTATTACGGCGACACAAATGCTTGATTCCATGCAGCGTAACCCGCGCCCGACACGTGCGGAAGCAAGTGATGTAGCCAATGCTATTTTTGATGGTACAGATGCGATTATGCTTTCTGGGGAAACAGCTGCAGGAACGTATCCTCTTGAGGCGGTACAAACGATGCACAGCATTGCAGATCGCACAGAGACGGCTTTAAATTACTCAGAAATCTTATCTATACGTAGCAAAGTAAGCGGACATACAATGACCGATGCGATCGGACAATCAGTGGCCCATACGGCAAACAATTTAGATGTACAAGCGATTGTGACGCCAACGGAGAGTGGACACACTGCTCGAATGATTTCACGCTATCGTTCAAAAGCACCGATTGTCGCGGTTACATCCAGTGAACGAGTTTCACGCAGCCTTGCACTTGTCTGGGGAGTATTCCCAAATATCGGTCCTAAAGTAAAGACAACAGATGAAATGCTTGAGCTCGCTGTACAACAAAGCATAAGTACGGGTCTCGTCAAGCACGGAGATTTAATCGTCATCACAGCCGGTGTTCCAGTAGGCGAATCGGGTACGACAAATCTGATGAAAATCCATGTGGTTGGGGACGTTTTAATGAAAGGCCAAGGGATTGGGCGAAAATCGGCTTATGGCAAGGTCGTCGTTGCTAAAAACGCATCAGAAGCACTAGAAAGGATAGAAGAAGGGGACATCCTTGTAACGATCGGCAGCGACAGAGACATGGTGCCGGCTATCGAAAAATGTGCAGCGCTGATTACAGAGGAAAGTGGATTGACAAGCCACGGTGCTGTTGTCGGTATCAATTTGGGCATTCCAGTCCTAGTTGGAGTAGAAGAAGCGACGTCGATTTTAAAGGATGGACAAGAAATTACTGTGGATGCCTCCAGAGGCATTGTTTATAACGGGCATGCCAATGTCCTTTAA
- the pfkA gene encoding 6-phosphofructokinase has translation MKRIGVLTSGGDAPGMNAAVRAVVREAIYHNLEVYGVYQGYQGLISGNIHKMEVGSVGDIIHRGGTILRSARCPEFQTAEGQKKGLKQLEENGIEGLVVIGGDGSYRGAKALTELGYPCVGVPGTIDNDIPGTEFTIGFDTALNTIIDAIDKIRDTASSHERTFIVEVMGRNAGDLALWAGLAGGAETILIPEEPLDMEAIKVRLLNGLERGKRHSIIIVAEGVMSGNDFAEKVKKMTGIETRVSVLGHMQRGGSPTAADRMLASRLGARAVELLIAGKGGRAVGIERNELVDYDIVEALALPHKLDLNISRLAKELSI, from the coding sequence GTGAAACGTATCGGAGTGTTGACGAGCGGTGGTGACGCACCGGGAATGAATGCAGCCGTTCGTGCTGTTGTCCGTGAAGCGATTTATCATAACCTGGAAGTATATGGGGTTTACCAAGGATACCAAGGGTTAATTTCAGGCAATATTCACAAGATGGAAGTAGGTTCAGTTGGCGATATTATTCATCGGGGAGGAACGATTCTCCGATCGGCAAGATGCCCCGAATTTCAAACAGCAGAAGGGCAGAAAAAAGGATTGAAACAGTTGGAAGAAAATGGAATAGAGGGGCTTGTTGTGATTGGCGGCGATGGCTCTTACCGCGGGGCAAAAGCACTTACTGAGCTTGGCTATCCGTGTGTCGGTGTACCCGGGACAATCGATAATGATATTCCGGGCACCGAATTCACAATCGGTTTTGATACGGCTTTAAACACGATCATTGATGCAATTGATAAAATCCGAGATACGGCAAGTTCTCATGAACGCACATTTATCGTGGAAGTAATGGGAAGAAACGCCGGAGATCTGGCGTTGTGGGCCGGCCTTGCTGGCGGGGCGGAAACGATCTTAATTCCGGAAGAACCACTTGATATGGAGGCGATCAAAGTCCGGCTGTTGAATGGGCTTGAGCGCGGAAAAAGACACAGTATTATTATTGTGGCTGAAGGCGTAATGAGTGGAAATGACTTTGCTGAGAAAGTAAAAAAAATGACTGGAATTGAAACGAGGGTATCTGTGCTTGGCCATATGCAGCGAGGGGGCTCTCCAACAGCTGCCGACCGGATGCTTGCAAGCCGGCTTGGTGCTCGAGCTGTCGAGCTGTTGATAGCAGGAAAAGGCGGCCGTGCAGTCGGCATTGAGCGCAATGAGCTGGTTGATTATGACATTGTAGAAGCACTGGCTCTTCCACATAAGCTGGATCTAAATATTTCCCGATTAGCTAAAGAGTTATCTATTTAA
- the accA gene encoding acetyl-CoA carboxylase carboxyl transferase subunit alpha: protein MIGLEFEKPVMELKGKIAELKEFTSTSDVDLTEEIEKLEQRLKKLEKDIYESMTPWDRVQMARHPERPTTLDYISYLFTDFMELHGDRLFGDDGAIVGGVAKYHGLPVTVIGHQRGRDTKENIKRTFGMPHPEGYRKALRLMNQAVKFKRPIICLIDTKGAYPGKAAEERGQSEAIAKNLFEMAGMEVPIICIVIGEGGSGGALGLGIGDKLFMMENSTYSVISPEGAAALLWKDASQAKRAAETMKITAGDLKDLGVIDAIVPEVSGGAHRNVAQQAALIDQTLKPALEELLHLSIPELLDNRYMKYKQIGEYTL from the coding sequence ATGATTGGTTTAGAATTTGAAAAACCAGTGATGGAACTAAAAGGAAAGATTGCTGAATTAAAAGAGTTTACTTCAACTTCGGATGTTGATTTGACGGAAGAGATTGAAAAGCTGGAACAACGCTTGAAAAAGCTTGAGAAAGATATTTATGAAAGCATGACACCATGGGACCGTGTACAAATGGCCCGGCATCCGGAACGGCCGACAACGCTGGATTATATTAGCTATTTATTTACCGATTTTATGGAGCTTCATGGCGATCGATTGTTTGGCGATGATGGAGCGATTGTCGGTGGAGTAGCTAAATATCACGGCCTACCAGTAACTGTTATCGGTCATCAGCGAGGACGGGACACGAAGGAAAATATTAAGCGGACATTTGGCATGCCGCACCCGGAAGGATATCGAAAGGCACTTCGTCTAATGAACCAGGCAGTAAAATTTAAGCGCCCGATTATTTGTCTGATCGATACGAAAGGTGCTTACCCAGGGAAGGCCGCTGAAGAGCGAGGACAGAGCGAAGCAATTGCGAAAAACTTGTTTGAAATGGCTGGCATGGAAGTGCCTATTATCTGTATTGTTATCGGCGAAGGCGGAAGCGGAGGAGCCCTTGGTCTAGGCATCGGCGATAAATTATTTATGATGGAAAATTCCACTTACTCTGTTATTTCCCCAGAAGGGGCTGCGGCTTTGCTTTGGAAAGATGCCTCTCAGGCAAAAAGGGCTGCAGAAACAATGAAGATCACAGCAGGAGATTTAAAAGACTTAGGAGTCATTGATGCCATTGTCCCTGAAGTGAGCGGAGGAGCCCATCGAAATGTTGCCCAACAAGCAGCATTAATTGATCAAACGCTGAAGCCGGCTCTTGAAGAGCTTCTTCATTTATCGATTCCGGAATTATTGGACAATCGCTATATGAAATATAAACAGATCGGAGAGTACACACTCTGA
- the accD gene encoding acetyl-CoA carboxylase, carboxyltransferase subunit beta has protein sequence MIKDLFNKQKPKKRKYATIPTEASKQDVPEGIMQKCPNCKKIMYTKELKKNLSVCLQCGHHHGMTAIERCNSFIDEGTFEEFDAGLSSTNPLNFPGYLEKLEADRQKTKMNEAVLTGIGRVEGFEAVVAIMDANFRMGSMGSVVGEKITRAIEEAGRRGVPFIIFTASGGARMQEGVLSLMQMAKTSVALKRFSENGGLIISIMTHPTTGGVSASFASLGDYNFAEPGALIGFAGRRIIEQTIHEKLPEDFQTAEFLLKHGQLDAVLHRHEIKEKIAFLLDIHQPGGELA, from the coding sequence TTGATTAAAGATTTATTTAACAAACAAAAACCAAAAAAAAGAAAGTATGCGACGATACCTACAGAAGCTAGTAAGCAAGACGTACCTGAAGGCATTATGCAAAAATGCCCTAACTGCAAAAAGATCATGTATACAAAAGAACTAAAGAAAAATTTAAGTGTTTGCTTGCAGTGTGGCCATCATCATGGAATGACGGCAATTGAACGTTGTAATTCTTTTATTGATGAGGGAACATTCGAGGAATTCGACGCCGGACTTTCTTCAACAAATCCGCTCAATTTCCCGGGGTATCTGGAAAAGCTGGAGGCAGACCGGCAAAAAACAAAAATGAATGAAGCTGTTTTAACCGGCATTGGCCGGGTCGAAGGCTTTGAAGCCGTTGTTGCCATTATGGATGCTAATTTCCGGATGGGAAGTATGGGATCAGTGGTTGGCGAAAAGATTACGAGAGCAATTGAGGAAGCAGGGCGCCGGGGAGTACCGTTTATTATTTTCACTGCCTCAGGTGGAGCCAGAATGCAAGAGGGTGTGCTTTCGTTAATGCAAATGGCGAAAACAAGTGTAGCTTTAAAACGTTTTAGCGAAAATGGCGGGTTGATTATTTCCATTATGACGCATCCTACCACTGGCGGCGTATCCGCAAGTTTTGCTTCCCTTGGAGACTATAATTTCGCAGAACCAGGCGCATTGATTGGATTTGCAGGCAGGCGGATTATTGAGCAGACGATCCACGAAAAGCTGCCGGAAGATTTCCAGACAGCCGAATTTTTATTAAAGCATGGCCAGCTGGATGCAGTACTTCATCGTCATGAAATCAAGGAAAAGATCGCCTTTTTACTGGACATACATCAACCGGGTGGTGAATTGGCATGA
- a CDS encoding GntR family transcriptional regulator, whose product MENERPQSKFAEVVDKIREMIAADGLTPGDKMPSERELSERLSAARSSVREALRALELLGLIETRRGEGTFLRDFSDHQLVQLLSTFILQREQTQKDVRLTKEIMEIGCLSSVVLLPHLEESMSELAERIKDESFTEQSFFAFLMDISGNSLLKKIWLIVSDYAAAIHKEDRLLTNKEAFIHLISIVKTRNIKDVIDAYKQL is encoded by the coding sequence GTGGAAAATGAACGACCGCAATCAAAGTTTGCGGAAGTGGTAGACAAAATCCGTGAGATGATCGCAGCAGACGGCTTGACTCCGGGGGACAAGATGCCATCTGAGAGGGAGCTGTCTGAGCGGCTGTCTGCTGCCCGGTCCTCTGTTAGAGAGGCATTGCGGGCTCTGGAACTACTTGGATTGATTGAAACAAGACGAGGAGAGGGAACATTTCTTCGTGATTTCAGCGATCATCAGCTCGTTCAATTGCTAAGCACATTTATTTTGCAAAGAGAACAGACTCAAAAAGATGTTCGGCTAACGAAAGAGATTATGGAAATCGGCTGTTTATCCTCTGTTGTCTTACTTCCACATTTAGAGGAATCAATGTCAGAGCTTGCTGAAAGAATAAAAGACGAATCGTTTACGGAGCAGAGCTTTTTTGCTTTCTTAATGGATATAAGCGGTAATTCGCTTTTAAAAAAGATCTGGTTGATCGTATCTGATTATGCCGCGGCAATTCACAAAGAGGATAGACTATTAACGAATAAAGAGGCTTTTATCCATTTGATTTCTATAGTGAAGACTAGAAACATAAAAGATGTTATTGACGCTTACAAACAGCTTTAG
- a CDS encoding malic enzyme-like NAD(P)-binding protein, whose translation MSLREEALHMHKVNRGKLSTGIKTKVKNARDLSLAYSPGVAEPCKEIYEKPETVFDYTIKGNTVAVVSNGTAVLGLGNIGAEAAMPVMEGKAVLFKSFAGVDAFPICLNTEDPEKIIETVKLMEPTFGGVNLEDIAAPHCFEIEERLKKETNIPIFHDDQHGTAIVTVAGLLNALKLTGRKFKDIKVVANGAGAAGIAIIKLLTSYGVRDVIMCDSRGAIYEGRQEGMNPVKEEVAKYTNVHRQEGSLKDVIKGADVFIGVSVAGALTKEMIQTMNPEPIIFAMANPVPEVMPEEAKMAGARVIGTGRSDFPNQVNNVLAFPGIFRGALDVRATHINEQMKQAAVEAIAGLIEDHELNADYVIPGPFDPRVAPAVASAVAKAAMETGVARLKADPEEIRQRTMQLSLIGKGE comes from the coding sequence ATGTCACTTAGAGAAGAAGCATTACATATGCATAAGGTTAATAGAGGAAAGTTGTCTACTGGCATTAAAACAAAAGTGAAAAATGCAAGAGATTTAAGCCTGGCCTATTCACCGGGTGTCGCAGAGCCATGTAAGGAAATCTATGAAAAGCCTGAAACAGTGTTTGATTATACCATTAAAGGGAACACGGTAGCGGTCGTTTCTAACGGAACCGCCGTTCTTGGGCTTGGAAATATTGGGGCAGAGGCAGCGATGCCTGTTATGGAAGGAAAAGCAGTGTTATTTAAAAGTTTTGCTGGCGTAGATGCGTTTCCAATCTGCTTAAATACAGAAGATCCAGAGAAGATCATAGAAACTGTAAAGCTGATGGAGCCAACATTCGGAGGAGTCAATTTAGAAGATATTGCAGCTCCTCATTGCTTTGAAATTGAGGAACGCCTTAAGAAGGAAACGAACATTCCCATCTTCCACGATGATCAGCATGGAACGGCTATCGTCACAGTGGCAGGTCTGTTGAATGCTCTGAAATTAACGGGAAGAAAGTTCAAAGACATTAAAGTAGTGGCCAATGGTGCTGGAGCAGCTGGCATTGCTATCATCAAGCTGCTTACAAGCTATGGAGTGCGTGATGTCATTATGTGTGACTCTCGTGGGGCTATTTATGAAGGGCGTCAAGAAGGAATGAACCCTGTGAAAGAAGAAGTGGCCAAGTATACGAATGTTCACCGTCAGGAAGGTTCACTTAAGGACGTCATTAAGGGGGCGGATGTGTTTATTGGTGTATCTGTTGCCGGCGCCCTCACAAAAGAAATGATTCAAACAATGAATCCAGAACCTATTATTTTTGCGATGGCAAATCCGGTACCGGAAGTCATGCCGGAAGAGGCAAAAATGGCAGGAGCCCGTGTGATTGGAACTGGGCGTTCAGACTTCCCGAATCAAGTAAATAATGTTCTCGCTTTTCCGGGAATTTTCCGTGGTGCACTTGATGTACGCGCGACGCACATCAATGAACAAATGAAGCAGGCAGCTGTAGAGGCTATTGCGGGACTGATTGAGGATCACGAACTAAATGCTGACTACGTGATACCAGGTCCGTTTGATCCGCGTGTAGCTCCAGCGGTAGCATCGGCAGTGGCAAAGGCAGCAATGGAAACGGGCGTAGCCCGCTTGAAAGCTGATCCTGAGGAAATTCGCCAACGTACGATGCAGTTGTCTCTTATCGGAAAAGGTGAATAA